Proteins co-encoded in one Kribbella solani genomic window:
- the modB gene encoding molybdate ABC transporter permease subunit, translating into MLLLPALIGLAFLLVPLIGLLAKAPWSTLPDRLFSADVWQALKLSLICATTATAVCLVLGVPLAWLLARGGLPGRSVIRAFVTVPLVLPPVVGGVALLLVLGRRGLVGQYLDAWFGISLPFTTAGVIVAEAFVAMPFLVISVEGALRAADPRYEEAAATLGASRWTTFRRVTLPSIAPGIIAGTVLCWARALGEFGATITFAGNFPGRTTTMPLAVYLALETDPDVAVVLSLVLLLVSVVVLASLRERWLGGLQ; encoded by the coding sequence GTGCTCCTGCTGCCTGCACTGATCGGTCTGGCGTTCCTGCTCGTCCCACTGATCGGCCTGCTCGCCAAAGCGCCGTGGTCGACGCTGCCGGACCGCCTGTTCAGTGCGGACGTCTGGCAGGCACTGAAGCTGTCACTGATCTGCGCTACGACCGCTACCGCAGTCTGCCTCGTGCTAGGCGTACCCCTGGCGTGGCTACTCGCTAGAGGCGGACTGCCCGGCCGAAGTGTGATCAGAGCCTTCGTGACCGTCCCACTGGTGCTCCCGCCAGTAGTAGGAGGCGTTGCGCTGCTACTGGTACTCGGGCGGCGCGGCCTGGTCGGCCAGTACCTAGATGCCTGGTTCGGGATCTCGCTGCCGTTCACCACAGCAGGCGTGATCGTGGCAGAAGCCTTTGTAGCCATGCCGTTCCTGGTGATCTCTGTCGAAGGCGCACTGCGTGCAGCAGACCCACGGTACGAAGAGGCGGCCGCAACGCTCGGTGCGAGTCGATGGACGACCTTCCGGCGCGTGACACTGCCGTCCATCGCTCCCGGGATCATCGCGGGGACCGTACTGTGCTGGGCCCGCGCACTGGGCGAGTTCGGCGCGACCATCACCTTCGCCGGGAACTTCCCAGGCCGTACGACGACCATGCCTCTTGCCGTCTATCTCGCACTGGAAACAGACCCCGATGTGGCGGTCGTACTCAGTCTGGTGCTCCTACTGGTGTCAGTGGTCGTGCTGGCATCGCTGCGCGAGCGCTGGTTGGGCGGTCTGCAATGA
- the modA gene encoding molybdate ABC transporter substrate-binding protein: MSRRTTLAALAAVAALTLAGCGDNSADKTPVGSSSPSGGTSSSAPAVSGTINVFAAASLTGTFTQLGKDFEAAHPGVKVTFNFGGSSALAQQINQGAPADVFASAAPKNMDQVTDKGTPANFVKNTLEIAVPTGNPGKITGLKDFADKAKKIALCAPQVPCGAAADKVFKAAGITPQPDSLEQDVKAALTKVSLGEVDAALVYKTDVLSAKGKVDGIEFPEASKAVNEYPIATLSKAPNADGAKAFVDFVLSDKGKAVLTAAGFSAP; encoded by the coding sequence ATGTCCCGCCGTACCACCCTCGCCGCGCTGGCCGCCGTCGCCGCGCTCACCCTGGCCGGCTGCGGGGACAACTCCGCCGACAAGACCCCGGTCGGGTCGTCGTCGCCGTCGGGCGGCACGAGCAGCAGCGCGCCGGCCGTCTCCGGGACGATCAACGTCTTCGCCGCCGCCTCGCTGACCGGCACGTTCACCCAGCTCGGCAAGGACTTCGAGGCCGCGCACCCGGGCGTGAAGGTGACCTTCAACTTCGGCGGCAGCTCGGCGCTCGCGCAGCAGATCAACCAGGGCGCGCCGGCGGATGTCTTCGCCTCCGCGGCACCGAAGAACATGGACCAGGTGACGGACAAGGGCACCCCGGCGAACTTCGTCAAGAACACCCTGGAGATCGCCGTCCCGACCGGCAACCCGGGCAAGATCACCGGGCTGAAGGACTTCGCCGACAAGGCCAAGAAGATCGCGCTCTGCGCGCCGCAGGTGCCGTGCGGCGCGGCCGCCGACAAGGTGTTCAAGGCCGCCGGGATCACCCCGCAGCCGGACAGCCTGGAGCAGGACGTGAAGGCCGCGCTGACCAAGGTCAGCCTCGGCGAGGTGGACGCGGCGCTGGTCTACAAGACCGACGTGCTGTCCGCGAAGGGCAAGGTCGACGGCATCGAGTTCCCGGAGGCGAGCAAGGCCGTCAACGAGTACCCGATCGCCACGCTGTCCAAGGCGCCGAACGCTGATGGCGCGAAGGCGTTCGTCGACTTCGTCCTGTCCGACAAGGGCAAGGCGGTTCTGACCGCGGCCGGCTTCTCCGCACCGTGA
- a CDS encoding TOBE domain-containing protein, with amino-acid sequence MPNLRVSEAAALLGVSDDTVRRWIDQGRLPSTQENGRMAVEGRALAAFAQQLAETPEPGATTAASARNRMRGIVTRVVKDGVMAQVEMQAGPFRVVSLMSREAADELGLEPGVVAVASIKSTHVVVEIPEA; translated from the coding sequence GTGCCGAATTTGCGGGTGAGCGAAGCGGCCGCGCTGCTCGGAGTCAGCGACGACACGGTGCGTCGCTGGATCGACCAGGGCCGGCTGCCGTCGACACAGGAGAACGGGCGGATGGCCGTCGAGGGGCGGGCGCTCGCCGCGTTCGCCCAGCAACTGGCCGAGACACCGGAGCCGGGCGCCACCACGGCCGCCTCGGCCCGGAACCGGATGCGCGGGATCGTCACCCGCGTAGTCAAGGACGGCGTGATGGCCCAGGTCGAGATGCAGGCCGGGCCGTTCCGCGTCGTGTCGCTGATGAGCCGTGAGGCCGCCGACGAGCTCGGGCTGGAGCCCGGTGTGGTGGCCGTCGCCTCGATCAAGTCCACCCATGTCGTCGTCGAAATCCCGGAGGCCTGA
- a CDS encoding acyl-CoA dehydrogenase, whose product MRTSGMRDYLDGPHKAARDVVRAELVAHAGPAGLAEHMSRDEYRDKVLELLLVAAADGLPARGYPKEYGGADDLGGFIAGFETLAFGDLSLMVKAGVQFGLFAGAILHLGTERHHERYLADAVSGRLLGCFAMTETGHGSNVQALGTTATYDPETDEFVVHTPTPAARKDYIGNAARHGRMAAVFAQLVVGAESHGVHCLLVPIRDDDGAALPGVTLTDCGPKLGLNGVDNGRIVFDQVRVPRDALLDRYAQVDANGNYQSSIENPDRRFFTMLGTLVQGRVSVGGAAINASKVALTIAIRYAARRRQFGAPGSAEEALLLDYRMHQRRLLPLLARTYALHFAQAELVDEFVRVFNAGRTTADARGRSGDDGGRAGGDGGGTGRDGGRTGGDGGEHDRRALEAQAAGTKALGTWHATETIQVCREACGGAGYLAENRLARLKADTDVFTTFEGDNTVLLQLVAKGLLTDYRRSFGELDPLGTARFVAAQAVEIAVEKAALRPLIERLRDVVPNRSDTSDPDAGLRDDAYHSGLLRYREEHMLSGVARRLKAGIDAGDDAFDVFNRCQDHVIAAGRAHVDRVVLEAFQSAVRDAPEEVQPWLHDLYDLHALTTIEAERAWYLEHGRLSPGRSKAITALVNELCAIVRPVAVDLVDAFGVPGSAVDVPMVVPSQHE is encoded by the coding sequence ATGAGGACATCGGGGATGCGTGACTATCTGGACGGGCCGCACAAGGCGGCCCGGGACGTGGTGCGGGCCGAGCTGGTCGCGCATGCCGGGCCGGCCGGCCTGGCCGAGCACATGTCGCGGGACGAGTACCGCGACAAGGTGCTCGAGCTGCTGCTGGTCGCGGCCGCCGACGGGCTGCCCGCGCGCGGGTACCCGAAGGAGTACGGCGGGGCCGACGATCTCGGCGGGTTCATCGCGGGGTTCGAGACGCTCGCGTTCGGTGACCTGTCGCTGATGGTCAAGGCCGGGGTGCAGTTCGGTCTGTTCGCCGGCGCGATCCTGCACCTCGGCACCGAGCGGCACCACGAGCGGTACCTGGCGGATGCCGTCAGCGGGCGGCTGCTCGGGTGCTTCGCGATGACCGAGACCGGCCACGGGTCGAACGTGCAGGCCCTCGGCACCACGGCGACGTACGACCCGGAGACCGACGAGTTCGTCGTGCACACGCCGACGCCGGCCGCGCGGAAGGACTACATCGGCAACGCGGCGCGGCACGGGCGGATGGCGGCGGTGTTCGCACAACTCGTGGTCGGTGCCGAGAGCCACGGCGTGCATTGCTTGCTGGTGCCGATCCGCGACGACGACGGCGCCGCGCTGCCGGGCGTGACGCTCACGGACTGCGGGCCCAAGCTGGGGCTGAACGGGGTGGACAACGGCCGGATCGTGTTCGACCAGGTCCGGGTGCCGCGCGACGCGCTGCTGGACAGGTATGCCCAGGTCGATGCCAACGGCAACTACCAGAGCTCGATCGAGAATCCGGACCGGCGCTTCTTCACCATGCTCGGGACGCTGGTGCAGGGGCGGGTGTCGGTCGGCGGGGCGGCGATCAACGCGAGCAAGGTCGCACTGACGATCGCGATCAGGTACGCGGCGCGGCGCCGGCAGTTCGGTGCGCCGGGCAGCGCGGAGGAGGCGTTGCTGCTCGACTACCGGATGCATCAGCGCCGGCTGCTGCCGTTGCTGGCCCGGACGTACGCGCTGCACTTCGCGCAGGCCGAGCTGGTCGACGAGTTCGTGCGGGTGTTCAACGCCGGCCGAACCACCGCGGACGCTCGCGGCCGGAGCGGTGACGATGGCGGCCGGGCGGGCGGCGATGGCGGCGGCACGGGTAGGGATGGCGGCCGGACGGGTGGGGATGGCGGGGAGCATGATCGGCGGGCGCTCGAGGCGCAGGCGGCCGGGACGAAGGCGCTCGGGACGTGGCATGCGACCGAGACGATCCAGGTCTGCCGCGAGGCGTGCGGCGGCGCCGGGTACCTGGCGGAGAACCGGCTGGCCAGGCTCAAGGCCGACACCGACGTGTTCACCACCTTCGAGGGCGACAACACCGTCCTGCTGCAGCTGGTGGCGAAGGGATTGCTGACCGACTACCGCAGATCGTTCGGCGAGCTGGATCCGTTGGGGACGGCACGGTTCGTGGCGGCGCAGGCGGTCGAGATCGCGGTCGAGAAGGCGGCGCTGCGGCCGCTGATCGAGCGGCTGCGCGACGTCGTACCGAACCGGAGCGACACCTCGGACCCGGACGCCGGCCTGCGCGACGACGCGTACCACTCGGGCCTGCTGCGATACCGGGAGGAGCACATGCTGTCTGGGGTGGCGCGGCGGTTGAAGGCCGGGATCGACGCTGGGGACGATGCGTTCGACGTGTTCAACCGGTGCCAGGACCACGTGATCGCGGCCGGGCGGGCACATGTCGATCGGGTCGTGCTCGAGGCCTTCCAGTCCGCTGTGCGGGACGCTCCGGAGGAGGTGCAACCGTGGCTGCACGATCTGTACGACCTGCACGCGCTGACCACGATCGAAGCGGAGCGGGCCTGGTATCTCGAGCACGGGCGGCTGTCACCGGGGCGTTCGAAGGCGATCACCGCACTGGTGAACGAGCTGTGCGCGATCGTCCGGCCGGTGGCGGTGGACCTCGTCGACGCGTTCGGCGTACCGGGCTCGGCGGTCGACGTACCCATGGTTGTACCGTCGCAGCATGAGTGA
- a CDS encoding bifunctional FO biosynthesis protein CofGH, whose product MRRALKRASDGKTLDPVEVEVLLGASGDALTTLMATAARVRDQGLADAGRPGIVTYSKKVFIPLTRLCRDRCHYCTFATTPGRVHAPYLSPDEVLEIARQGAALGCKEALFTLGDAPEERWDAARQWLDEAGYDSTLDYVRAMAIRVLEETGLLPHLNPGVMSWQDLQRLKPVAPSMGMMLETTSRRLFEEKGQPHFGSPDKDPAVRLRVLEDAGRSNVPFTTGLLIGIGETLTERADSIFALRKIARQYNGIQEVIIQGFRVKPDTAMRNDADVPLDEWLAAIAVTRVVLGPRVRVQAPPNLVDLAECRALLDAGVDDFGGVSPLTPDHVNPERPWPQIDDLAKVTADAGFVLRERLTAHPEYLREPWLDPRLISHVEALVDPASGLANESALPVGLPWQEPDGGWDSVGRTDLHTAIDTEGRRTETRSDFDAAYGDWDVLREDVAARRAASTSPQQIDSDVKAALAAAERDPAGLSDEQALTLMTATGPALDQLARIADDLRKQTVGDDVSYVVNRNINFTNVCYTGCRFCAFAQRRTDADAYSLSMDEVGQRAEEAWVIGATEVCMQGGIHPDLPGTAYADLVRAVKDRVPEMHVHAYSPMEIVNGSVRTGLSIEEFLISVKEAGLDSIPGTAAEILDDDIRWILTKGKLPTASWIEVISTAHKVGLPSSSTMMYGHVDAPHHWVQHLRTIAAIQDRTGGFTEFVLLPFIHQNSPIYLAGVARPGPTYDENRAVHAMARIMLHGRIDNIQCSWVKLGVDGCVAVLNGGVNDIGGTLMEETISRMAGSKHGSRKSIAELTAMATAAGRPARQRTTTYGDVPARPSLELA is encoded by the coding sequence ATGCGCCGTGCCCTGAAGCGCGCAAGCGACGGCAAGACCCTCGACCCGGTGGAGGTGGAGGTCCTGCTCGGTGCGAGCGGTGACGCGCTGACCACCCTGATGGCGACCGCGGCGCGGGTCCGCGACCAAGGCCTGGCCGACGCCGGGCGACCGGGCATCGTCACCTACTCGAAGAAGGTCTTCATCCCGCTGACCCGGCTCTGCCGCGACCGGTGCCACTACTGCACGTTCGCGACCACGCCCGGCCGCGTCCACGCGCCGTACCTGTCGCCGGACGAGGTGCTGGAGATCGCCCGCCAAGGCGCGGCGCTGGGCTGCAAGGAGGCGCTGTTCACGCTGGGCGACGCGCCGGAAGAGCGGTGGGACGCGGCACGGCAGTGGCTGGACGAGGCCGGGTACGACAGCACGCTCGACTACGTACGCGCGATGGCGATCCGGGTCCTCGAAGAGACCGGGCTGCTGCCGCACCTGAACCCCGGCGTGATGTCCTGGCAGGACCTGCAGCGGTTGAAGCCGGTCGCGCCGAGCATGGGGATGATGCTCGAGACCACGTCCCGGCGGCTGTTCGAGGAGAAGGGCCAGCCGCACTTCGGGTCGCCGGACAAGGACCCGGCGGTACGGCTGCGGGTGCTGGAGGACGCCGGCCGGTCGAACGTGCCGTTCACGACCGGGCTGCTGATCGGGATCGGCGAGACACTGACCGAGCGCGCCGACTCGATCTTCGCGCTGCGGAAGATCGCGCGGCAGTACAACGGGATTCAGGAAGTCATCATCCAGGGGTTCCGGGTGAAGCCGGACACCGCGATGCGGAACGACGCCGACGTACCGCTGGACGAGTGGCTGGCCGCGATCGCCGTCACCCGTGTCGTGCTCGGTCCGCGGGTACGGGTGCAGGCGCCGCCGAACCTGGTCGATCTGGCCGAGTGCCGGGCGTTGCTGGACGCCGGGGTGGACGACTTCGGTGGGGTTTCGCCGCTGACGCCCGATCACGTGAACCCGGAGCGACCGTGGCCGCAGATCGACGACCTGGCGAAGGTGACGGCCGACGCCGGGTTCGTGTTGCGGGAGCGGCTGACGGCTCACCCCGAGTACCTGCGGGAGCCCTGGCTTGATCCGCGGCTGATTTCGCACGTCGAGGCGCTGGTCGATCCGGCAAGTGGTCTGGCGAACGAGAGTGCGCTGCCGGTTGGGCTGCCGTGGCAGGAGCCTGATGGCGGATGGGACAGCGTCGGCCGCACCGACCTGCACACCGCGATCGACACCGAGGGCCGCCGCACCGAAACCCGCTCCGACTTCGACGCCGCCTACGGCGACTGGGACGTCCTCCGCGAAGACGTAGCTGCCCGCCGCGCCGCGTCTACTTCACCTCAGCAGATAGACAGTGACGTGAAGGCTGCGTTGGCTGCTGCTGAACGGGATCCGGCAGGACTGTCCGATGAGCAGGCGTTGACCTTGATGACGGCCACCGGGCCCGCGCTGGATCAGCTTGCCCGGATCGCGGACGACCTGCGTAAGCAGACGGTCGGCGACGACGTCAGCTACGTGGTGAACCGGAACATCAACTTCACCAACGTCTGCTACACCGGCTGCCGGTTCTGCGCGTTCGCCCAGCGCCGTACGGACGCGGACGCGTACTCGCTCTCGATGGACGAGGTCGGGCAGCGCGCCGAGGAGGCCTGGGTGATCGGCGCGACCGAGGTCTGCATGCAGGGCGGTATCCACCCCGACCTCCCCGGCACCGCGTACGCCGACCTGGTCCGCGCCGTGAAGGACCGGGTCCCGGAGATGCACGTCCACGCGTACTCGCCGATGGAGATCGTGAACGGCTCGGTCCGGACCGGACTGTCGATCGAGGAGTTCCTGATCTCGGTCAAGGAAGCCGGTCTGGACAGCATCCCGGGCACCGCCGCCGAGATCCTCGACGACGACATCCGCTGGATCCTCACCAAGGGAAAGTTGCCGACGGCAAGCTGGATCGAGGTGATCAGCACCGCGCACAAGGTCGGCCTGCCGTCCAGCTCGACGATGATGTACGGGCATGTCGACGCGCCGCACCACTGGGTCCAGCACCTGCGGACGATCGCGGCGATCCAGGACCGGACCGGCGGGTTCACCGAGTTCGTGCTGCTGCCGTTCATCCACCAGAACTCGCCGATCTACCTGGCCGGCGTGGCCCGCCCGGGCCCGACGTACGACGAGAACCGCGCGGTGCACGCGATGGCGCGGATCATGCTGCACGGGCGGATCGACAACATCCAGTGCTCGTGGGTGAAGCTCGGCGTCGACGGTTGCGTGGCCGTACTCAACGGTGGCGTCAACGACATCGGCGGCACGCTGATGGAGGAGACGATCAGCCGGATGGCCGGCTCGAAGCACGGCAGCCGCAAGTCGATCGCCGAGCTCACCGCGATGGCCACCGCGGCCGGGCGCCCGGCTCGCCAGCGCACCACGACGTACGGCGACGTACCGGCCCGGCCGTCGCTGGAACTCGCCTGA
- a CDS encoding TetR/AcrR family transcriptional regulator: MQVRRVPDGRRMRGEQRRNELLAATLAVIERDGVAGVSHRVVAAEADVSVASITYHFPTLDALLVAALQSAAEDLAAELDGRGSELGARPADELARLIEHSAVRRRGRTLALYELYLYAARRPELRGSAAAWLQPLTEIARAFAGDPQKARLLVAALDGLLMQALIGAREVDRRDLAALLEVLR, translated from the coding sequence ATGCAGGTCAGGCGGGTTCCCGACGGTCGCCGGATGCGCGGTGAGCAGCGCCGGAACGAATTGCTCGCGGCCACGCTGGCGGTGATAGAACGCGACGGAGTCGCAGGTGTGAGCCATCGAGTGGTGGCCGCGGAGGCCGATGTCTCGGTCGCGTCGATCACCTACCACTTCCCGACGCTGGACGCGCTGCTGGTCGCCGCGCTGCAGTCGGCGGCGGAGGATCTCGCGGCCGAGCTGGACGGCCGGGGGAGTGAGCTGGGAGCCCGGCCGGCCGACGAGCTGGCCCGGCTGATCGAGCACAGCGCGGTACGCCGACGTGGCCGCACGCTCGCCCTGTACGAGCTGTACTTGTACGCCGCCCGGCGTCCCGAACTGCGCGGGTCAGCCGCGGCATGGCTGCAACCGCTGACTGAGATCGCCCGGGCGTTCGCCGGTGACCCGCAGAAGGCGCGACTACTGGTGGCGGCACTGGACGGGCTGCTGATGCAGGCACTGATAGGTGCCCGCGAGGTCGACCGTCGGGACCTGGCTGCCCTGCTTGAGGTGCTGAGGTAG
- a CDS encoding ABC transporter permease produces MLRLSVGALRTRWQLFAGAVVAVALGVGLVQSGLQMLAATDKPVLPAGLTAYERAQVREGYVGASTLLGMSVMLAVFLSVFIVSTTFGFMTVQRRREFGLLRLVGAQRGYLCLMVVMEAGLLGVLGSVVGLPLGLVATWAQTWLLTQLGMLPSWFHAPWDQGAMWAAMIVGVSTALAGVLAAAWRASRIRALEAIVEGQAAQRVMTAWRWFWGLSAAGGTLLLVIAAQAARDLLAGLMIALVVMISGSVALSQLSPVVVPLVGRLPAFVVRGNLIADLARSGVLHAVRRSAATAAPLIVLVGLTVGLWGTFGSLAKAVGVEQKRLITADVVVDRPVAPGPGIVAASTQTAVPIAITRGKRTVYSEAIGIDPAAYEATHRLRPRKGALDKLTGPTIAIGPGMAAEGYKLGSTLKVALGNRKIEVKVVAIMPETLDVSENFFIPRSLLPAGGRTETLVKLEPGATMDGQTVKSWAEQRGEDQQRGNAGLFAALMGLAGIFTAVAVVNAVVMSTADRRREFALARMAGLTRGQVVTVALVESATVVVVGVLLGAVVAAAALAGIAAGPYGIEALAVPWQLLGLIFGTALVVVGATSALTAYRATSRRPGTY; encoded by the coding sequence ATGCTGAGGTTGTCTGTCGGAGCACTGCGGACCAGGTGGCAGCTGTTCGCCGGTGCGGTAGTCGCTGTCGCGCTGGGTGTCGGTCTGGTGCAGTCCGGACTCCAGATGCTCGCCGCAACTGACAAGCCAGTGCTGCCGGCCGGACTGACGGCGTACGAGCGCGCACAGGTGCGGGAGGGGTACGTCGGTGCGTCAACGCTGTTAGGCATGTCGGTGATGCTGGCGGTCTTCCTGAGCGTGTTCATCGTCAGTACGACGTTCGGGTTCATGACCGTGCAGCGGCGGCGTGAGTTCGGGCTACTGCGGCTGGTGGGGGCGCAGCGAGGGTATCTGTGCCTGATGGTGGTCATGGAGGCCGGACTGCTTGGTGTACTGGGCAGTGTGGTCGGCCTGCCGCTCGGACTGGTCGCTACCTGGGCACAGACGTGGCTGCTCACCCAGTTGGGGATGCTGCCGAGCTGGTTCCATGCGCCGTGGGACCAGGGCGCGATGTGGGCCGCGATGATCGTCGGGGTCAGTACGGCGCTCGCCGGGGTGCTCGCCGCGGCCTGGCGGGCGTCGCGGATCCGTGCGCTCGAAGCGATTGTCGAGGGGCAGGCGGCGCAGCGGGTGATGACCGCGTGGCGCTGGTTCTGGGGGTTGTCGGCGGCGGGTGGAACGCTCTTGCTGGTGATCGCGGCGCAGGCGGCGCGGGACCTCTTGGCCGGGTTGATGATCGCCCTGGTGGTGATGATCAGTGGTTCGGTCGCGCTCAGTCAGTTGAGTCCGGTGGTCGTCCCGCTGGTCGGCCGGCTGCCCGCGTTCGTTGTCCGGGGCAACTTGATCGCGGACCTGGCGCGGTCGGGCGTGCTGCACGCCGTACGCCGAAGTGCCGCGACCGCGGCGCCGCTGATCGTGCTGGTCGGGTTGACCGTCGGGTTGTGGGGCACGTTCGGATCGCTGGCCAAGGCGGTCGGGGTCGAGCAGAAGCGGCTGATCACCGCGGATGTGGTGGTCGATCGTCCGGTCGCGCCCGGGCCGGGGATCGTCGCGGCGTCGACGCAGACCGCCGTACCGATCGCGATCACGCGCGGGAAGCGGACTGTGTACTCGGAGGCGATCGGGATCGATCCGGCCGCGTACGAGGCGACGCATCGGCTGCGGCCGCGGAAGGGAGCGCTGGACAAGCTGACCGGGCCTACGATCGCGATCGGACCGGGGATGGCGGCCGAGGGGTACAAGCTCGGGTCGACGCTGAAAGTTGCTCTAGGCAATCGAAAGATCGAGGTCAAGGTGGTGGCGATCATGCCCGAGACCCTGGACGTGAGCGAGAACTTCTTCATTCCCAGGAGTTTGCTGCCGGCCGGTGGCCGGACCGAGACGCTGGTGAAGTTGGAGCCTGGGGCAACGATGGACGGGCAGACGGTCAAGTCCTGGGCCGAGCAGCGGGGTGAGGATCAGCAGCGCGGCAATGCCGGGTTGTTCGCGGCGCTGATGGGTCTGGCCGGGATCTTCACCGCGGTCGCGGTGGTGAACGCGGTGGTGATGTCGACGGCCGACCGGCGGCGTGAGTTCGCGCTGGCGCGGATGGCCGGCCTGACCCGCGGGCAGGTCGTGACCGTCGCGCTGGTCGAGTCCGCGACCGTCGTGGTGGTCGGCGTACTGCTCGGGGCCGTGGTGGCCGCGGCGGCGCTCGCCGGGATCGCGGCCGGACCCTACGGTATCGAGGCGCTGGCGGTCCCGTGGCAGTTGCTGGGGCTGATCTTCGGTACGGCGCTGGTGGTCGTCGGAGCGACGTCAGCGCTTACCGCGTATCGCGCGACGTCTCGCCGGCCCGGCACATACTGA
- a CDS encoding DUF2867 domain-containing protein produces MPTMLHELDELIPVVDEIDVKTAHADVTLREFAAGALGHSPLWIKGLFAVRMALAAVLRLETTGIPDSRRLRPETVSFTPGEKNSFFTVVRGEEDRYLLLQIADNHLMAYLAFFTDDEHPATFKVATLVQYLRPAGRIYFNLIRPFHHVVLLSMCRAGETSRDTR; encoded by the coding sequence ATGCCGACGATGCTGCACGAGCTGGACGAGCTGATTCCGGTCGTGGACGAGATCGACGTGAAGACGGCGCACGCCGACGTGACACTGCGCGAGTTCGCCGCCGGTGCGCTCGGCCACAGCCCGCTCTGGATCAAAGGACTGTTCGCGGTCCGAATGGCGCTCGCCGCGGTGCTGCGGCTCGAGACCACCGGCATCCCGGACTCGCGGCGGCTCCGGCCGGAGACCGTGAGCTTCACGCCGGGCGAGAAGAACTCGTTCTTCACGGTCGTCCGCGGCGAGGAGGACCGCTACCTGCTGCTGCAGATCGCCGACAACCACCTGATGGCGTACCTGGCGTTCTTCACCGACGACGAGCATCCGGCGACGTTCAAGGTCGCGACCCTGGTGCAGTACCTCCGGCCGGCCGGGCGGATCTACTTCAACCTGATCCGCCCGTTCCATCATGTCGTCCTGCTCAGTATGTGCCGGGCCGGCGAGACGTCGCGCGATACGCGGTAA
- a CDS encoding TetR family transcriptional regulator: MVTRVEWIEVGVELLATEGAPAITIERLTGELGMTKGSFYHHFAGAGGFKTALLEYFEQEYTTRLIDAVQAENAKPKAKLEHLLRLVLTDPDNVALEIAIRAWALQDPEVRAAQERVDATRTAYLKELCHGLNADLDPDRYAQMLYLILIGAEQVLPTVERADLREIYNLTLRLID, from the coding sequence GTGGTCACGAGGGTGGAGTGGATCGAGGTAGGGGTCGAGCTGCTGGCGACCGAGGGGGCGCCGGCGATCACGATCGAGCGGTTGACCGGCGAGCTCGGGATGACGAAGGGGTCGTTCTACCACCACTTCGCGGGCGCCGGCGGGTTCAAGACCGCCCTGCTGGAGTACTTCGAGCAGGAGTACACGACTCGGTTGATCGACGCCGTTCAAGCCGAGAACGCCAAGCCGAAGGCGAAGCTCGAGCACCTGCTCCGGTTGGTGCTGACCGACCCGGACAACGTGGCCCTCGAGATCGCGATCCGCGCCTGGGCGTTGCAGGACCCGGAAGTACGCGCGGCGCAGGAGCGCGTGGACGCGACGCGGACGGCGTACTTGAAGGAGCTGTGCCACGGGCTGAACGCCGACCTCGACCCGGACCGGTACGCGCAAATGCTCTACCTGATCCTGATCGGTGCCGAGCAGGTGCTGCCGACGGTCGAACGCGCCGACCTGCGCGAGATCTACAACCTCACGCTCCGCCTCATCGACTGA